The following are from one region of the Quercus robur chromosome 1, dhQueRobu3.1, whole genome shotgun sequence genome:
- the LOC126724268 gene encoding germin-like protein subfamily 1 member 7, with translation MIKGVTYLITVALLALASTLVSAYDPSPLQDFCVAINNSNSAVFVNGKFCKDPAVVTADDFFFPGLNIPANTANKVGFNVTLVNVDLLPGLNTLGISLARLDFAPYGLDSPHIHPRASEILVVAEGTLLVGFVTSNPNKLFTKVLNKGDVFAFPIGLIHFQFNIGQTNAVAFAGLNSQNPGVITIANAVFGSNPPINPDVLIKAFQVDKNVVDYLQKQF, from the exons atgaTTAAAGGTGTTACTTACCTTATAACTGTGGCCCTTTTGGCTTTGGCATCCACCCTTGTTTCTGCCTATGACCCTAGTCCTCTGCAAGACTTTTGTGTCGCAATCAACAACTCCAATTCTGCTG TGTTtgtgaatggaaaattttgcaaggaCCCAGCAGTTGTCACAGCTGATGATTTTTTCTTCCCCGGACTCAATATTCCTGCAAACACTGCAAATAAAGTTGGATTCAATGTCACCCTTGTGAATGTCGATCTATTACCAGGTCTGAACACTCTAGGCATATCTTTGGCCCGTCTTGACTTTGCACCATATGGCTTGGATTCTCCACACATTCACCCTCGTGCCTCTGAGATTCTAGTAGTTGCGGAGGGTACTCTCTTAGTTGGATTTGTCACATCCAACCCAAACAAACTTTTCACCAAAGTTTTAAACAAGGGAGACGTCTTTGCATTCCCAATTGGTCTCATTCACTTTCAGTTTAACATAGGGCAGACCAACGCTGTTGCTTTTGCCGGTCTCAATAGCCAAAATCCCGGGGTGATCACCATTGCAAACGCGGTCTTTGGATCTAATCCTCCCATCAATCCTGATGTTCTCATCAAAGCCTTCCAAGTTGACAAGAATGTAGTTGATTATCTTCAGAAACAATTCTAG